In Zalophus californianus isolate mZalCal1 chromosome 16, mZalCal1.pri.v2, whole genome shotgun sequence, the sequence AACGTGACTTTCCAGGGCAATGCTAGTCCCCCATCACCAATTCCACTGACAGCAACAACTGGCTGGAGTAGCAGGCCCAGCCTTGCGCTCTCCATCTGGCCAGTCGTCTCCACCTCCTACCACCGTCCCTGATTTTTCTTACACTTGGCTAGCTTCgctcatttgttcactcatttgtTGGGTCCCTTCTCTCTCCGCAAAGGTTTAACTGTCAAACAGAACATATACTGCATACATTTATACCACGCTTTCACGTTTATTTACAAAGCACCTTCCACCATTGACCTCCATAAGAAATGCTTAGGCTGGAAGGGCAGTGGCGAGGCGCGTGCGCCCCCTGCCGTGGCCCCGGAGCGCTGCAGCCTCGCGGGCGCGCTGCCGCTCCCCCTCCACCGGCTGTCGGGAGCTCGGGAGGAAGCGGCGGAGGCGAGTGCCCGCGCAAAGCCTCCTGGGAAATGCCTGGCCTACAAATCCCTGTACGCACCGCGCTGCAGCCCCGAGGAAGAGGGCGCTTCCTGGTGACTCTAAATCTTGATGCTGCACGAGCCTGATTCAGTATTCGCAAGAGGCTTTTGGGAGACCCTCTCTCTTTCGCTGGATGCACGAACGGACTTTGCTGTCCCAGTTTACTGGACTTGTTCGTTGTGGCGAATCTGCCGTTGCCGTGACGGTGGCTAGGCGCGCAGGGCCCTGACGTGAAGCTTGCGGAATCTGCTGCGGGAAGAAGAACGCCAGGGTTCCTCGGGCAACTACAGTCATGGCGGCGACTGCCCCCAGTGCGGGGGCCTCCGCGCCTGAGGCGGCGGGTTCCGCCGAAGCCCCGCTGCAGTACAGCCTTCTCCTGCAATACCTGGTGGGCGACAAGCGTCAGCCCCGGCTCCTGGAGCCCGGCAGCCTGGGCGGGATCCCGAGCCCGACCAAGAGTGAGGAACAGAAGATGATCGAGAAGGCGATGGAAAGCTGTGCCTTCAAGGCAGCGCTGGCCTGCGTGGGAGGTGAGGCGAGACTAGGGGGGCCGTTGGGAGGCTGAGGGCTTGGACGGCAGCGGGGTCCTCTGCCAAGAAGACCACGCGCCTGGGAGGCGAGGAGCTGTGGACCTCGATCTTGACCTCACCCCTGCCTCGATCCGTGAACCCGAGTAACCCTTCTCTAGGCCCTGAGGTTAGTTTTCGCCTCTGGAAATTGGATCAGAGAATCGGCACTATATGGGTCGGGGCCTGGAGGTTGGTTATAAAATGGTTGACTTCATTCATTCGTTGATTCGCTTTTAAATAAGcattctttcaacaaattgtTACAAGTAGCTATCACGTGCTCGGCAGTGGAGGGGCGGGGTAAGAGACCAGAGCCTGGTTCTCGTGAAACTAACATAGAAGCGACAGTGTTGGGAAGGAGCCTGGCAGGAAAGTGGAACATAGGGGAACGGCAAGTGCGAAGGTCTGCCAGGAACCGGCTTCAGGTTTGAAAAACAAAGGCCCGTGTGGCCAGTGTGACCAGATGGCAGTGAACAAGGGGGAAAGAAGtctggagccccctcccccacctttttaaaacattttgaaggtTTAAATGTATGAATGTATGGTGTCCCTCTTGTAAAGAGATTGGCCGAATTTGCAGATGAGTTGAAATCTCAATGAGAATGAAAGACAGTCAAGAAACAAATATAGTGAGTGCAGATGTGAAGTAGagtaggaaggaaagagaggtattttttttttttggtttggggaaGGCTACAAGAGGTAAGACTGCGGCTGTATCTTGAAGGATTGAGAGAACGGGGGTAGACAAAGGAAGGGAAATGCCCTTTCAAGTTGGGGGTGGAGTTGCGGATATGGGCCTTTTGCCTTTAGGCATTAGGGCGGTGATTGGTGCACGTGATGAACCAGCATGGAGTGtggtgaaggaaagaaaagtctgGATAGGGAGACCGTATAGGATTTTGCTAAACCGAACCTCGGTGAGGCCTGGCCTGGGTCTTTGTTCATCATTGTGCCTGAGCCTAATAAATCACTCACATATTTGATGAAATGATGAATAAGTCTTGTAATGCTTCAGAGTGGAAGTGATAAAGGTCCTAGACTAGGACAATTGTGAACATAGGGTTGGGGCGGGGGAGCAAAGCCGCAGTGAAATGCCCTTGAGGTTTGGAGCTGGAGTGACTGGAAAGCAGGAGCCATAAGACAGTCTGGAGGGGAGATGTCCACGATTTCATTAAACATATATTGACCTTGAGGTGATGAGAGGACATCTATATGGAAATGTCCAGCAGGCTCAGGAAGTTGGGGACAGCAGTGTGTGGTTTGCCATTTGGTAGCTTTGTGACCTTagggaagttacttaacctccctgagcctcagctgctTCAGCTACAGAATGGAGACGATAATAGTATCAACCTCACAGGACTATTATGAAGAATAAAAGAAGCTGTGCCTATAAAGCGTCAGAGTAATTGGCACATGGTACTCACTAAATGACAATTAATGAACGTCACCATCGTCAAGGGAGTGATTTGCAAAATTGATAGCTGAATATATGAGTATAGACAGAGAGCAGAAGGTTAAAGATTGAATCCTGAggaatgttagaaaataaaaggaggcgaggcacctgggtggcacccagtcggtgaagtgtctgccttctgctgaggtcatgaccccagggtcctgggatggagcccgcatcgggctccctgctcagtggggagcctgcgtctccctctcctcccctgctcacactctctatcgctatctttgtctctctcttaaataaatacataaaatcttaaaaaaaaaaaaaaaagaaaaaatgaaatccaaaggaagacagagagactGTCAACAAGGTCTGGCTTGTGGGATGTGGAAACCAGGTAACTGGAGGGTCTGAGTGGCAAGGTGGAGTGGCGGGGGTAGGTAGGGAGTGTCCTCTTTGCTGGTGGCCATCCAAAATGTGTATTCGAGTATGATGACCTCATTAGAAAACATGCCaaagaaatctttatttctgtgtttgtttttaggatttgTCTTGGGAGGTGCATTTGGGGTGTTCACTGCCGGCATTGATACCAATGTGGGCTTTGACCCTAAGGATCCTTACCGTACGCCGACAGCAAAGGAAGTTCTTAAAGACATGGGACAGAGAGGAATGTCCTACGCCAAAAATTTTGCCATTGTGGGCGCCATGTTTTCTTGCACTGAGTGTTTGGTAGAATCTGTAAGTGTCTCTGCCTTCTGAAAAAGCCTTGCCTGTACCATCTTATGACTTCCtttttttgtgaagattttatttatttatttgacatagagaaagaacaagcaggggaatggcagagggagaggaagaagaagaaggctccctgctgagcagagagcctgacctggggcttgatccgaggatcccggtatcaggacctgagcccaaggcagtcgcttcactgactgagctacccagccccctccccctccatcttaTGACTTCTAAAGAGAAATGTTGATTAGAAAGCAGATCAGAAATGTCTGATACTTGGTAGATTGAATTTTCATTAAGTAGTCCctaatgtaggggcgcctgggtggctcagtcattaaacatctgccttctgctcaggtcatgatcccggggtcctgggatcgagccccacatcgggctccctgctcggcgggaagcctgcttctccctctcccactccccctgcttgtgttccctctctgtctctctcgctgtcaaataaataaataaaatcttaaaaaataaaaatagttcctAATGTAAACTTTTTGGgcatttattgcatttatttaggCTTGCATTAGTTTTTAGTTCTCCTTGTAGGCTAGAAGTTggttaatgattttattttttaaatttttaaaaaacctagttagcatactgtgttatattagtttcaggtgtacaatatagtgattccacacttccCTACGACACTTGGTTCTCAtcacaggtgcactccttaatccccagcacctatttcccccatccccctacccacctcccctctggtcaccatcagtgtgttctctagagttaagggtctgtttcttggttttccctttctctctctcttttttccctttgcctgtttgttttgtttcttaaattccacatgaatgaaataatatggtatttgtttttctgtgactgacttaactttgcttagcataatactccctagctccatccatgatGTTTCAAgtggcaatatttcattcctttttgtggctgagtaacattccattgtgtgtatatatctttaTCACATCTTCATCTGTTCGTCAATAGATGGACACgggctgttttcataatttggctactgtagataatgctgctataaacatcaggatgcatgtatccctttgaattggtatttttgtattctttgggtagatacctagcAGTGTGattgctgaattgtatggtagaattcttttttttttttttttaagattttatttttaagtaatctctacaccaaacgtggggcttgaactcataaccctgagctcaagagAGACACACGctccaatgactgagccagctaggcaccccaagagttctatttttaacttgctgaggaacctccatactgttttccagggtgatTGCACtagttcacattcccaccagcagtgcaagggggttcccctttctccatgtccttgccaaacACCTgttgtttattgtgtttttagccattctgacgggtgtgaggtgatatctcatttagttttgatttgcatttccctggtgatgagagatgttgagcctgttttcatgtgtctgttagaaGTTGGTTAATGATTTTAACCGTGAGACTTCTTGGGAACGAGAGAAGGGATTTTGATTACTCCTCAAATGGCGCACTTGGTTTCAGCGCTCCGGTACCACCTGCAGGAAGCATCCATGAACACATTCAATTTTAGGAACTATATTTTGGAAAGCGAAAAGGATTAGGTTTCCTTTGGGGAGGGACTAAATTAGCCAGCTAGAAACcctgtgtttttttcccttaaacatCTTGTCTGGCTTGTTTCTTTGGCTCTAAACTGCTTTTCTCCACCCACAGCACCGGGGGAGATCAGATGGCAGGAACAGTGTCATTAGTGGCTGCATCACGGGGGGAGCCATTGGTTCAGAGGTTAGTAAACAACCCCTGCTTGGTTTGTTTTGTGGCCTTGGACAACGTGCTGTAGTTGACATTCCCAAACATGCGTGTTCCAGGACAGCCCAAGGCATATGTGGACACTTGATACTCTTCTCTTATGACAAGTAAATCACGTTACTTTTGCATTAACTTACTTTTGGAAACTTCTAGTATCTAGACCAGGGTTTTTCATCTTTGGCACCGTTGGCATTTTGAACCACATAAATCTTTGCTGGATGGAGagtggggctgtcctgtgcattgtaggatgtttagcagtatccctggcctctccccactagAAGCTAGTAGCAGCCCTTAGTTGTGACAACTGAAagtgtctctagacattgccaaattccCCCAGGGGACGAAATCACCCATGGCATAGAACCACAAAAagatctagattttatttattttttatttttttaaaagattttatttatttgacagagagagacacagcgagagagggaacacaagcagggggagtgggagatgggagaagcaggcttcccgctgagcagggagcccgacgcggggctcgatcccaggaccctgggatcatgacccgagccgaaggcagaccctcaactgactgaggcacccaggtgttccccttcttcctttattaaaagatttatctgtttttttaagtttttatttatttattggagagggagggagagagagtgagagcgcaaggaataggggaagggag encodes:
- the TIMM22 gene encoding mitochondrial import inner membrane translocase subunit Tim22 isoform X1, with the protein product MAATAPSAGASAPEAAGSAEAPLQYSLLLQYLVGDKRQPRLLEPGSLGGIPSPTKSEEQKMIEKAMESCAFKAALACVGGFVLGGAFGVFTAGIDTNVGFDPKDPYRTPTAKEVLKDMGQRGMSYAKNFAIVGAMFSCTECLVESHRGRSDGRNSVISGCITGGAIGSELA
- the TIMM22 gene encoding mitochondrial import inner membrane translocase subunit Tim22 isoform X2; translated protein: MAATAPSAGASAPEAAGSAEAPLQYSLLLQYLVGDKRQPRLLEPGSLGGIPSPTKSEEQKMIEKAMESCAFKAALACVGGFVLGGAFGVFTAGIDTNVGFDPKDPYRTPTAKEVLKDMGQRGMSYAKNFAIVGAMFSCTECLVESHRGRSDGRNSVISGCITGGAIGNVISPCFTAGLKAGVIGCGGFAAFSAAIDYYLR